A window of Carassius carassius chromosome 44, fCarCar2.1, whole genome shotgun sequence contains these coding sequences:
- the ccdc3b gene encoding coiled-coil domain-containing protein 3, whose protein sequence is MGTLLALILALSMSASWGCQLPHDWRPQTEACRAELAEIIVFAKVLALHKESYSVYNYLPWQYDTDLFFSAEIELLCDQAWGSMLEVPAGSRFNVSGLGYFPCHSYTVVENNSYYFFLRMDENYSIIPHGVNFQDPIFSDTPENHRMFASLFQFSNCTAGTQVHMYTPDWEVQEDNRLWCSNVQKALFEEEEKVKNLSQKVKVLEKANNHLRDKVKSMKRLLRQAKRETKEPVKSFKQLHEAEPEVPHPQQDTTLRKILPKKA, encoded by the exons ATGGGCACTCTACTTGCATTAATATTAGCGCTCTCCATGAGCGCATCATGGGGATGCCAACTGCCCCACGACTGGAGACCTCAGACGGAAGCGTGCCGCGCAGAGCTGGCGGAGATCATCGTCTTTGCCAAGGTGCTCGCTCTCCATAAGGAGTCTTACAGCGTGTACAACTACCTGCCGTGGCAGTACGACACGGATCTGTTCTTCTCCGCGGAGATCGAGCTGCTATGCGATCAGGCATGGGGCAGCATGCTGGAAGTGCCAGCCGGGTCCAGGTTCAATGTCAGCGGGTTGGGATATTTCCCATGCCACTCGTACACTGTCGTGGAGAACAACTCATATTATTTCTTTTTGAG GATGGATGAAAACTACAGCATCATTCCCCATGGAGTCAACTTCCAGGACCCCATCTTCTCTGACACACCAGAGAACCATCGCATGTTTGCCAGCTTGTTCCAGTTTTCCAACTGCACAGCTGGCACACAGGTTCACATGTACACCCCAGACTGGGAGGTACAGGAGGACAACAGA CTATGGTGCTCCAATGTGCAGAAGGCCTTATTTGAGGAGGAAGAGAAAGTCAAAAACCTCTCTCAGAAAGTAAAGGTCCTGGAGAAAGCCAACAATCACCTGAGGGACAAGGTGAAGAGCATGAAACGTCTCTTGAGGCAGGCCAAACGTGAGACCAAAGAGCCAGTTAAAAGCTTCAAACAGCTTCACGAAGCTGAACCAGAGGTCCCACATCCACAACAGGACACCACTCTCAGGAAAATCCTGCCCAAAAAAGCTTAA